Proteins from a genomic interval of Posidoniimonas polymericola:
- the dnaK gene encoding molecular chaperone DnaK, whose amino-acid sequence MAEGEKIIGIDLGTTNSVVSVMEGKEAKVIPNPEGNRLTPSVVAFTDKGEVLVGEPARRQAVTNPTKTVYSIKRFMGRRHDEVANEEKMVPYEITGGASDYVKVKVGDKEMTPPEISAKVLQKLKESAEAYLGHKVNKAVITVPAYFNDSQRQATKDAGQIAGLEVARIINEPTAASLAYGLDKKAQETICVFDLGGGTFDVSILEVADGVFRVIASNGDGHLGGDDFDEELINFVAEEFQKEQGIDLRKDTMALQRLQEACEKAKKELSSAQSTDINLPFITADASGPKHLQMNITRSKFEQLVDKLIERCRGPVMQALEDSKLDKSKIDEVVLVGGSTRIPKVQEFVKEIFGKDPHKGVNPDEVVAIGAAIQGGVLAGDVQDILLLDVTPLSLGIETLGGVMTKLVEKNTTIPAERKQVFSTADDNQSAVTVRVFQGEREMCADNRLLGQFNLEGIPPAPRGVPQIEVKFDLDANGILNVAAKDLGTGVEQTVKIEQSSGLSEEEIKKMQEDAAAHADEDKKKRELVEARNNAESLAYQVEKTLKDQGEKVSDADKKPIEDAVTKVREAAKGEDVAAIKSATENLSTASHAMSEAMYKAAAEAGGGGAPGAAPEASTETADDDTIDAEFEVKEG is encoded by the coding sequence ATGGCTGAAGGCGAAAAAATCATCGGCATCGACCTCGGCACCACCAACTCGGTGGTCTCCGTAATGGAGGGCAAAGAGGCCAAGGTCATTCCCAATCCCGAGGGCAACCGGCTCACGCCGAGCGTCGTCGCGTTCACCGACAAGGGCGAGGTCCTGGTCGGCGAGCCCGCGCGTCGGCAGGCAGTGACCAACCCGACCAAGACCGTCTACTCGATCAAGCGGTTCATGGGCCGCCGCCACGACGAAGTGGCCAACGAAGAGAAGATGGTCCCGTACGAGATCACCGGCGGAGCCAGCGATTACGTCAAGGTGAAGGTCGGCGACAAGGAGATGACCCCGCCGGAGATCTCGGCCAAGGTCCTCCAGAAGCTGAAGGAGTCCGCCGAGGCGTACCTGGGTCACAAGGTCAACAAGGCCGTGATCACCGTGCCGGCGTACTTCAACGACTCGCAGCGTCAGGCGACCAAGGACGCCGGTCAGATCGCCGGCCTCGAGGTCGCGCGGATCATCAACGAGCCGACCGCCGCGTCGCTCGCCTACGGGCTCGACAAGAAGGCGCAGGAAACGATCTGCGTGTTCGACCTCGGCGGCGGCACGTTCGACGTGTCGATCCTCGAAGTTGCCGACGGCGTGTTCCGCGTCATCGCCAGCAACGGCGACGGCCACCTCGGCGGTGACGACTTCGACGAGGAGCTGATCAACTTCGTCGCCGAGGAGTTCCAGAAGGAACAGGGCATCGACCTCCGCAAGGACACCATGGCCCTGCAGCGTCTGCAGGAGGCGTGCGAGAAGGCCAAGAAGGAGCTCTCCAGCGCCCAGAGCACCGACATCAACCTGCCGTTCATCACCGCCGACGCCAGCGGGCCGAAGCACCTGCAGATGAACATCACCCGCTCCAAGTTCGAGCAGCTTGTCGACAAGCTCATCGAGCGTTGCCGCGGCCCGGTGATGCAGGCGCTCGAGGACTCGAAGCTCGACAAGTCGAAGATCGACGAGGTCGTGCTGGTCGGCGGATCAACCCGCATCCCCAAGGTGCAGGAGTTCGTCAAGGAGATCTTCGGCAAGGACCCCCACAAGGGCGTCAACCCGGACGAGGTTGTGGCGATCGGCGCCGCGATCCAGGGCGGCGTGCTGGCCGGCGACGTGCAGGACATCCTGTTGCTGGACGTCACCCCGCTGTCGCTCGGCATCGAGACCCTCGGCGGCGTGATGACCAAGCTGGTCGAGAAGAACACCACCATCCCGGCCGAGCGCAAGCAAGTCTTCAGCACCGCCGACGACAACCAGTCCGCGGTCACCGTGCGTGTGTTCCAGGGCGAGCGTGAGATGTGCGCCGACAACCGGCTGCTCGGCCAGTTCAACCTGGAGGGCATCCCGCCCGCGCCGCGGGGCGTGCCGCAGATCGAGGTCAAGTTCGACCTCGACGCCAACGGCATCCTCAACGTCGCGGCCAAGGACCTGGGCACCGGCGTCGAGCAGACCGTCAAGATCGAGCAGTCTTCTGGCCTCAGCGAAGAGGAGATCAAGAAGATGCAAGAGGACGCGGCCGCCCACGCCGACGAGGACAAGAAGAAGCGTGAGCTGGTCGAGGCCCGCAACAACGCCGAGTCGCTCGCCTACCAGGTCGAGAAGACCCTCAAGGACCAGGGCGAAAAGGTCAGCGACGCCGACAAGAAGCCGATCGAGGACGCCGTCACTAAGGTCCGCGAAGCGGCCAAGGGCGAGGACGTCGCGGCGATCAAGTCGGCGACCGAGAACCTCAGCACCGCCAGCCACGCCATGAGCGAGGCGATGTACAAGGCGGCCGCCGAGGCCGGCGGCGGCGGCGCCCCCGGCGCAGCCCCCGAGGCCTCAACCGAAACCGCCGACGACGACACGATCGATGCGGAGTTCGAGGTCAAGGAAGGCTAA
- a CDS encoding PEP-CTERM sorting domain-containing protein: MRRPHIVPALLAALLFSGGAQAAYLVEIDTDGLDDGVLTYNPSFAFGGDTTTASQSAAGAAVGLTGGDSIFGGNGTAELDTYRYFYTPGSDGDNLALAAGTALNDDGDVATGALAGASGDYNVYATWPYTENVSGGDTTFELTNSGGGVVFSTTLDQNTTGDEWVLVGSGYLDANERYTLSQSSGSNTFVSMRASAALFDYVPVPEPASAALLVASLGGLCLARRR; the protein is encoded by the coding sequence ATGAGACGACCCCACATTGTGCCCGCCCTCTTGGCGGCGCTCCTCTTCTCTGGCGGCGCTCAAGCCGCCTACCTCGTCGAAATCGACACCGATGGCCTCGACGACGGCGTCCTCACTTACAACCCAAGCTTCGCGTTCGGCGGCGACACCACCACTGCCAGCCAGAGCGCCGCGGGCGCCGCAGTCGGCCTGACCGGCGGCGACAGCATCTTCGGCGGCAACGGCACAGCCGAGCTCGACACCTACCGGTACTTCTACACGCCCGGCTCCGACGGCGACAACCTGGCGCTCGCCGCCGGCACGGCGCTCAACGACGACGGCGACGTCGCTACGGGCGCACTCGCCGGCGCCTCAGGCGACTACAACGTCTACGCTACCTGGCCGTACACCGAGAACGTCAGCGGCGGCGACACCACCTTCGAGCTCACCAACTCCGGCGGCGGCGTCGTGTTCTCAACCACACTCGACCAGAACACCACGGGCGACGAGTGGGTGCTTGTCGGGTCCGGCTATCTCGACGCCAACGAGCGGTACACGCTGTCCCAGTCTTCCGGGTCGAACACTTTTGTCTCGATGCGGGCGTCGGCCGCGCTGTTCGACTACGTTCCCGTCCCCGAGCCCGCCAGCGCAGCGCTGCTCGTCGCGTCGCTTGGGGGCCTCTGCCTCGCGCGGCGTCGGTAG
- a CDS encoding class I SAM-dependent methyltransferase: protein MQQPAVSSPAAGSVRPGINDRYLDPDLDPDEWVERFEVESREVFRARHAVAAACGLRPGDKIGDIGAGTGLFTMLFAKQVGPTGKVYAADIAEKFVERIGRIAEDQGLTQIDALVVGDHDRRMPFAEVDCLFVCDVYHHFEYPQVTDAALLRAVKPGGRLILVDFDRVEGESSDFVMGHVRAGKEVFRRELEEAGFVFVGEKSIDGLSENYCLEFRRPEDGR from the coding sequence GTGCAACAACCTGCGGTCAGCAGCCCTGCCGCCGGGAGCGTCCGCCCCGGCATCAACGACCGCTACCTCGACCCCGACCTCGACCCCGACGAGTGGGTCGAGCGGTTTGAGGTCGAGAGCCGCGAGGTGTTCCGCGCCCGGCACGCGGTCGCCGCGGCATGCGGCCTGCGGCCGGGCGACAAGATCGGCGACATCGGCGCCGGCACCGGGCTGTTCACGATGCTCTTCGCCAAGCAGGTCGGACCGACCGGCAAGGTGTACGCGGCCGACATCGCCGAGAAGTTTGTCGAGCGGATCGGACGCATCGCCGAGGACCAAGGGCTCACGCAGATCGACGCCCTGGTGGTTGGCGACCACGACAGGCGGATGCCGTTCGCGGAAGTTGATTGCCTGTTTGTGTGCGACGTCTACCACCACTTCGAGTACCCGCAGGTGACCGACGCCGCGCTGCTCCGCGCAGTGAAGCCGGGCGGTCGGCTGATCCTGGTCGACTTCGATCGGGTTGAGGGGGAGTCGAGCGACTTTGTGATGGGGCACGTGCGGGCCGGCAAGGAGGTCTTCCGACGCGAACTCGAGGAGGCCGGCTTTGTGTTTGTCGGCGAGAAGTCAATCGACGGGCTCTCGGAAAACTACTGCCTAGAGTTCCGCCGTCCCGAAGACGGCCGATAG
- a CDS encoding DNA-directed RNA polymerase subunit omega, with translation MIEALKEEEIVNKVGGRFKLSTLIQKRLVALNSGARPLVDMDTTEKMEIVVQEILQDKIFLDSSNRVKTVVDHDPGPDEAPEFDLDSL, from the coding sequence ATGATCGAAGCGCTAAAAGAAGAAGAGATCGTCAACAAGGTCGGCGGGCGTTTCAAGCTGTCGACCCTGATCCAGAAACGCTTGGTCGCGCTCAACAGCGGCGCGCGTCCGTTGGTTGACATGGACACGACCGAGAAAATGGAGATCGTCGTGCAGGAGATCCTGCAGGACAAGATCTTCCTCGACTCCTCCAACCGCGTGAAGACCGTCGTCGACCACGACCCGGGCCCCGACGAGGCGCCCGAGTTCGACCTGGACAGTCTGTAG
- a CDS encoding cell division protein FtsH, translating into MNGRSSIAAIMHDDDTLTAYHEAGHAVVAYALGAAVEQVRLGGFDDPDDLPHRFGDVRVNWGRVDPRIAGTRGAGTRGAGKGADWQLQRELLTVLAGPVAEMIYRGEPAHPALHGPSQGDWAQAWELCRVAVPHPELRTRLLETLTTSLRQAIEREAWWAAVAAVADELLAHETLDQEQTEEILGFWIGRM; encoded by the coding sequence GTGAATGGTCGAAGTAGCATCGCCGCGATCATGCACGACGACGACACCCTCACTGCCTATCATGAAGCGGGCCACGCCGTGGTGGCGTACGCGCTTGGGGCGGCTGTCGAGCAGGTGCGGCTCGGCGGTTTCGATGACCCAGACGACTTGCCGCATCGGTTTGGCGATGTGCGGGTCAACTGGGGCCGCGTCGACCCCCGTATTGCTGGCACCCGTGGTGCTGGGACCCGTGGTGCTGGGAAGGGGGCCGATTGGCAGCTGCAACGCGAACTGCTGACGGTCCTCGCCGGGCCCGTGGCCGAGATGATCTACCGCGGCGAGCCGGCCCACCCTGCCCTGCACGGTCCGAGCCAGGGCGACTGGGCCCAGGCGTGGGAGCTCTGCCGGGTAGCGGTTCCCCACCCCGAGCTCCGCACCCGGCTGCTCGAGACGCTCACCACATCGCTACGGCAGGCGATAGAGCGCGAGGCGTGGTGGGCCGCGGTCGCCGCGGTTGCCGATGAGTTGCTCGCCCACGAGACGCTCGACCAGGAGCAGACCGAAGAGATCCTCGGCTTCTGGATTGGGCGGATGTAG
- a CDS encoding endo alpha-1,4 polygalactosaminidase: MKLSGRSDSTPRFLARLGLLVAAFSAPAAADGATAATSDGPVLVRDWGYQLQGGPGEEGLQPAGLAAAPHDLIVMDFSAYGDEGSKFTAQQIADVKHSVGGDGSRRAAVAYVSIGEASEFRSYWDAGWTASGAADSPLTAAAPNWLGPTNPDWPESRKVRYWDPAWQTAIFNEGGTGWLDQVVSQGFDGAYLDIVDAYYFWGNEAQPADARPGDPLNGQAAARRMAEFVVAMTAHARQTNPQFFVIPQNGEFILSDLANGPSPQPADGQLRADYLDAMFAIGIEDIYYRGDADVNNPLNVDADKVQVLKDDFLAAGKAVLVVDYLSTPGSVASFESLARSDQFVPYAAPTRDLDRLGPPAPSLAADFNQDGVIDAQDLAVWAASYAATAGLDADANHDGRIDAADYTAWRDAAAALNPALTSTPEPSGTAILVVLLALWPRQKLRRIALTLCQKSTCRRRPTAGWDSSRAARNGRRRLPYEGAVVVSGGSDS; encoded by the coding sequence ATGAAACTTTCAGGTCGTTCCGATTCGACGCCCCGGTTCCTTGCCCGGCTTGGTCTGTTGGTTGCCGCGTTTTCGGCCCCCGCCGCGGCGGACGGAGCCACCGCAGCGACCTCCGACGGTCCGGTGCTGGTCCGCGACTGGGGCTACCAGCTGCAGGGCGGGCCGGGCGAAGAAGGCCTGCAGCCGGCAGGCCTGGCCGCCGCGCCGCACGACCTGATCGTGATGGATTTTTCGGCCTACGGCGATGAGGGATCGAAGTTCACCGCGCAGCAGATCGCGGACGTTAAGCACAGCGTCGGCGGCGATGGGTCGCGCAGGGCGGCGGTTGCGTACGTTTCGATCGGCGAGGCCAGCGAGTTCCGCAGCTACTGGGACGCCGGCTGGACCGCGTCCGGCGCCGCCGACAGCCCGCTGACCGCCGCCGCGCCGAACTGGCTGGGACCGACCAACCCCGATTGGCCCGAGTCGCGGAAGGTCCGGTACTGGGACCCGGCCTGGCAGACGGCAATCTTCAACGAGGGCGGAACGGGCTGGCTCGATCAGGTAGTCTCGCAGGGCTTCGACGGCGCCTACCTCGACATCGTCGACGCGTACTACTTCTGGGGCAACGAGGCGCAGCCCGCCGACGCCCGCCCTGGCGATCCGCTCAATGGGCAAGCCGCCGCGCGGCGGATGGCAGAGTTTGTTGTGGCCATGACGGCCCACGCCCGCCAGACCAACCCGCAGTTCTTTGTCATCCCGCAGAACGGCGAGTTCATCCTCAGCGACCTCGCCAATGGCCCCTCCCCGCAACCCGCGGACGGCCAGTTGCGGGCCGACTACCTGGACGCGATGTTCGCCATCGGTATCGAAGACATCTACTACCGCGGCGACGCGGACGTCAACAACCCACTTAACGTTGACGCCGACAAGGTGCAGGTGCTGAAGGACGACTTCCTGGCCGCCGGCAAGGCGGTGTTGGTGGTCGACTACCTCAGCACGCCGGGGTCGGTTGCCTCGTTCGAGTCGCTCGCCCGGTCGGACCAGTTTGTGCCGTACGCGGCGCCGACGCGAGATCTCGACCGGCTCGGGCCGCCGGCGCCCTCGTTGGCGGCCGACTTCAACCAGGACGGGGTGATCGACGCCCAGGACCTGGCGGTGTGGGCCGCTTCGTACGCGGCCACGGCCGGTCTCGACGCCGACGCGAATCACGACGGCCGCATCGACGCGGCCGACTACACCGCGTGGCGCGACGCGGCGGCCGCTTTGAATCCGGCCCTGACTTCGACCCCGGAGCCGAGCGGGACTGCAATTCTGGTCGTGTTACTCGCACTGTGGCCGCGCCAAAAACTCAGGAGAATCGCCCTAACCCTTTGCCAGAAAAGCACTTGCCGGCGCCGGCCAACCGCCGGTTGGGACTCCAGCCGCGCCGCACGTAACGGGCGGCGGCGGTTGCCGTATGAGGGTGCAGTCGTAGTATCGGGCGGTAGTGATTCGTAG
- the secG gene encoding preprotein translocase subunit SecG, with the protein MENLFLIVLLLMAVFLILLVLIQRGRGGGLAGAFGGAGGSSAFGAKAGDTFTKITVWAASIWIVTCVAASYWASHRGDALGNADPATATSTIDFTGNGMGAAGDDSPAGDETAAGDAADSAAPAAEPAADADTPAEGE; encoded by the coding sequence ATGGAAAACCTGTTCCTGATCGTGCTCCTCCTGATGGCGGTCTTCCTGATCCTGCTGGTGCTGATCCAGCGTGGCCGGGGCGGTGGGCTGGCGGGCGCCTTTGGCGGCGCCGGCGGCTCGAGCGCCTTCGGCGCCAAGGCCGGCGACACCTTCACCAAGATCACGGTCTGGGCCGCGTCCATCTGGATCGTGACCTGCGTGGCGGCCTCGTACTGGGCGTCGCACCGCGGCGACGCGCTCGGCAACGCCGACCCCGCCACCGCAACCTCGACGATCGACTTCACGGGCAACGGCATGGGGGCCGCGGGCGATGACTCCCCCGCCGGCGACGAGACCGCTGCCGGCGACGCCGCCGACAGCGCAGCGCCCGCCGCTGAGCCGGCTGCCGACGCCGACACGCCCGCCGAGGGCGAGTAG
- the gmk gene encoding guanylate kinase, with product MSEQPGKLVIISGPSGVGKSTIVPLVLSHFRGRLAPSISATTRPPRPGEVDGRNYHFLRSSEFRRRLDAGEFLESVEVFGRGHWYGTLAEEVLPRLHRGVWVMLEIDVDGTRRVLEQYPQALTIFIEPSSMHELERRLRARKTDAEEAIERRLAVAREEMQRAGEYRFRIVNDTIEGAVAEICSVLQEQGLKPSDRTDG from the coding sequence ATGTCAGAGCAGCCCGGAAAACTCGTGATCATCTCCGGCCCCTCGGGGGTCGGCAAGTCGACCATCGTGCCGCTGGTGCTGTCGCACTTCCGCGGCAGGCTGGCGCCGAGCATCTCGGCCACGACCCGACCCCCCCGGCCGGGCGAGGTCGACGGCAGAAACTACCACTTCCTGAGATCAAGCGAGTTCCGCCGCCGGCTCGACGCCGGCGAGTTCCTGGAGTCGGTCGAGGTGTTCGGCCGCGGGCACTGGTACGGCACGCTCGCCGAGGAAGTACTCCCTAGGCTGCATCGGGGCGTCTGGGTTATGCTGGAGATCGACGTCGACGGGACCCGCCGGGTATTGGAGCAGTACCCTCAGGCGTTGACCATCTTCATCGAGCCGTCTTCGATGCACGAGCTCGAGCGTCGGCTGCGGGCTCGCAAGACCGACGCCGAGGAGGCGATCGAGCGGCGGCTGGCGGTGGCGCGTGAGGAGATGCAGCGAGCCGGAGAGTACCGGTTCCGCATCGTGAACGACACAATTGAGGGGGCGGTCGCGGAGATCTGCTCGGTGCTGCAAGAGCAGGGGCTCAAGCCGTCCGACCGAACCGACGGCTGA
- the aroF gene encoding 3-deoxy-7-phosphoheptulonate synthase, whose amino-acid sequence MLIILKESATDAQIDHVVERVEGLGLATHLSRGTYRTVIGVIGDEDKLQAIGPEAIPGVAKVVPVMPAYKLASREAHPQPTIVEVGSGKAVTKVGGGHLGMIAGPCAIESAERLDEIAGEIKKAGANILRGGAYKPRTSPYAFQGLGEEGLKILREIGDKHGLPVVTEAIDPRHVELIAEYTDMIQLGARNMQNFVLLTEVGKTHKPVLMKRGMAATVKDLLMSAEYVIANGTTDVVLCERGVKGFDNACRNMLDVAAVPQVHQMSHLPIIVDPSHATGRPELIPACALAGLAAGADGIHIEVHNCPEEAMSDGPQALLPNQYAELMEQLKKVALAIGKTI is encoded by the coding sequence ATGCTTATCATCCTGAAAGAATCGGCCACCGACGCTCAGATTGACCACGTTGTCGAGCGGGTAGAGGGCCTAGGCCTGGCCACCCACCTGAGCCGCGGCACCTACCGCACCGTGATCGGGGTGATCGGCGACGAGGACAAGCTCCAGGCGATCGGCCCCGAGGCGATCCCCGGCGTGGCCAAGGTGGTGCCGGTGATGCCGGCCTACAAGCTGGCCAGCCGCGAGGCGCACCCGCAGCCGACGATTGTCGAGGTCGGGTCGGGCAAGGCGGTGACGAAGGTCGGCGGCGGGCACCTCGGCATGATCGCCGGCCCGTGCGCGATCGAGTCGGCCGAGCGGCTCGACGAGATCGCCGGTGAGATCAAGAAGGCGGGGGCCAACATCCTTCGCGGCGGCGCCTACAAGCCGCGGACCAGCCCGTACGCGTTCCAGGGCCTGGGCGAAGAGGGCCTGAAGATCCTCCGCGAGATCGGCGACAAGCACGGCCTGCCGGTCGTCACCGAAGCGATCGACCCGCGGCACGTCGAGCTGATCGCCGAGTACACCGACATGATCCAGCTTGGCGCCCGGAACATGCAGAACTTTGTGCTGCTGACCGAGGTCGGCAAGACGCACAAGCCGGTGCTGATGAAGCGGGGCATGGCCGCCACGGTCAAGGACCTGCTAATGAGCGCCGAGTACGTCATCGCCAACGGAACGACCGACGTCGTGCTGTGCGAGCGGGGCGTGAAGGGCTTCGACAACGCCTGCCGCAACATGCTCGACGTCGCGGCGGTTCCGCAGGTGCACCAGATGAGCCACCTGCCGATCATCGTCGACCCGAGCCACGCCACCGGCCGGCCCGAGCTGATCCCGGCCTGCGCCCTGGCCGGGCTGGCCGCCGGCGCCGACGGCATCCACATCGAGGTTCACAACTGCCCCGAGGAGGCGATGTCCGACGGCCCGCAGGCGCTGCTGCCTAATCAGTACGCCGAGCTCATGGAGCAGCTCAAGAAGGTCGCCCTGGCGATCGGCAAGACGATCTAG
- the tpiA gene encoding triose-phosphate isomerase, which yields MRRYLIAGNWKMNTDRSTGVALATAIAEQATDLKDVDLLVCPPSVYLAPVAQALAGKAVALGAQNMYFEDNGAFTGELSAAMLNDVGAEYVILGHSERRHVLGETDQEVNKKTLKALEAGIAPIVCVGEKLEEREAGETAAVNRRQFEAAFEGVTPEQVPSVVIAYEPVWAIGTGKVATPEQAEEVHADLRQLLTDRYNAEIAGQVRILYGGSMKPGNAAELLSQPNVDGGLIGGAALKAEDFIGIAKAAG from the coding sequence ATGCGACGCTACCTAATCGCCGGTAACTGGAAGATGAACACCGACCGCTCGACCGGCGTGGCCCTGGCCACGGCGATCGCCGAGCAGGCGACCGACCTGAAGGACGTCGACCTGCTGGTTTGCCCGCCGAGCGTCTACCTGGCGCCGGTCGCCCAGGCGTTGGCCGGCAAGGCAGTGGCGCTGGGCGCCCAGAACATGTACTTCGAGGACAACGGCGCTTTCACCGGCGAGCTGAGCGCGGCGATGCTCAACGACGTCGGCGCCGAGTACGTGATCCTCGGCCACAGCGAGCGACGGCACGTCCTCGGCGAGACCGACCAGGAGGTCAACAAGAAGACCCTCAAGGCGCTCGAGGCCGGCATCGCTCCGATCGTCTGCGTCGGCGAGAAGCTCGAGGAGCGTGAGGCCGGCGAGACCGCCGCGGTCAATCGCCGCCAGTTCGAGGCCGCCTTCGAGGGCGTCACGCCCGAGCAGGTCCCCAGCGTCGTGATCGCGTACGAGCCGGTCTGGGCAATCGGCACCGGCAAGGTCGCCACGCCGGAGCAGGCGGAGGAGGTGCATGCCGATCTTCGCCAGTTGCTCACCGATCGCTACAATGCCGAGATTGCCGGCCAGGTGCGGATCCTGTACGGCGGCTCGATGAAGCCCGGCAACGCGGCCGAGCTGCTCTCGCAGCCGAACGTCGACGGCGGCTTGATCGGCGGCGCGGCTCTCAAGGCAGAGGACTTCATCGGGATCGCAAAGGCGGCCGGCTAA
- a CDS encoding YicC/YloC family endoribonuclease produces MSKNDRPGADDSSRALASMTGFGEAHGQTDRLAVAVEVRTINSRHYKLSLRASEGYSALEPEIDAAIRSRFRRGTVQMNLRVSRLNQADDFRINAEVLQGYHKQLEVIGVAGAAVPLDALLTLPGVVSEQGSAGVDARAAWPQIEPIVLAAIDEVCQMRLREGQALADDLSANCGVIAAQLAGIEERSPSVTSSYRDRLTERVNKAMSDLNVTVEPSDLLREVALFADRSDISEEVVRLRHHIEQFNAALADPAISGKKLEFIAQEMGRETNTIGSKANDTEISKRVVEIKTALERIREQVQNVE; encoded by the coding sequence GTGTCTAAGAACGACCGACCCGGCGCCGACGACTCGAGCCGTGCACTCGCCAGCATGACCGGCTTTGGCGAGGCCCACGGCCAGACCGATCGGCTCGCCGTCGCGGTCGAGGTGCGGACCATCAACAGCCGGCACTACAAGCTGAGCCTCCGCGCAAGCGAGGGCTACAGCGCGCTGGAGCCGGAGATCGACGCCGCCATCCGCTCGCGTTTCCGCCGCGGCACCGTGCAGATGAACCTGCGGGTGTCTCGTCTGAACCAGGCCGACGACTTCCGGATCAACGCCGAGGTGCTGCAGGGCTACCACAAGCAGCTCGAGGTGATCGGCGTCGCCGGCGCGGCGGTGCCGCTCGACGCGCTGCTGACGCTCCCCGGCGTGGTGTCCGAGCAGGGCTCCGCCGGCGTCGACGCCCGCGCCGCCTGGCCACAGATCGAGCCGATCGTCCTGGCGGCAATCGACGAGGTCTGCCAGATGCGGCTCCGCGAGGGCCAGGCCCTGGCCGACGACCTGTCGGCCAACTGCGGCGTGATCGCCGCGCAGCTCGCCGGCATCGAGGAGCGGTCGCCGTCGGTCACCAGCAGCTACCGCGACCGGCTGACCGAGCGGGTCAACAAGGCGATGTCCGACCTCAACGTGACGGTCGAGCCGAGCGACCTGCTCCGCGAGGTCGCGTTGTTCGCCGACCGCAGCGACATCTCCGAGGAGGTGGTGCGGCTGCGGCACCACATCGAGCAGTTCAACGCCGCCCTGGCAGACCCGGCGATCAGCGGCAAGAAGTTGGAGTTCATCGCCCAGGAGATGGGCCGCGAGACCAACACCATCGGCTCCAAGGCGAACGACACCGAGATCTCCAAACGCGTGGTCGAGATCAAGACCGCCCTGGAGCGGATCCGCGAGCAGGTTCAAAACGTCGAGTAG
- the pheA gene encoding prephenate dehydratase, with the protein MAQLDRELLKLLAERRQLAADQAGAGELSPSERLAAEDAAIEALAERATKLPADYVRDVFREVMAGCRVGPRGVRIAYLGPEHTFSHQAAIRRFGAAADLAPVGSIAAVFEEVDRGSSDFGVVPLENSTDGRVTDTLDCFAKTRVTVCGELPLRIHHCLLGSGPRAKLTTVCSKPQALSQCRNWLAQHLPGAEPRPVASTAEAAKMAKEDPAVGAIASASAAGPLGLKMLAENIEDQLDNVTRFAVIGGETPPKTGRDKTSLWLEVPHEPGALADVMAIFKRQKLNLTWIESFPIPGSRGRYLFFVEFLGHQAEVRVRRALESLAKKATQLEVLGSYPQAEPID; encoded by the coding sequence ATGGCCCAACTCGACCGCGAGCTGCTGAAGCTGTTGGCCGAGCGTCGGCAGCTGGCTGCCGACCAGGCGGGGGCGGGCGAGCTCTCTCCATCGGAGCGGCTCGCGGCCGAGGACGCCGCGATCGAGGCCCTCGCCGAGCGGGCTACCAAGCTGCCCGCCGACTACGTGCGGGACGTCTTCCGCGAGGTCATGGCGGGCTGCCGTGTCGGTCCTCGTGGCGTGCGGATCGCCTACCTCGGGCCGGAGCACACATTCAGCCACCAGGCGGCAATCCGCCGGTTTGGAGCTGCGGCGGACCTGGCGCCGGTCGGCTCGATCGCGGCGGTGTTCGAGGAGGTCGACCGCGGCTCGAGCGACTTTGGCGTCGTGCCGCTAGAAAACTCGACCGACGGCCGCGTCACCGACACGCTCGACTGCTTTGCCAAGACTCGGGTCACTGTGTGCGGCGAGCTGCCGCTGCGGATCCACCACTGCCTGCTGGGCAGCGGCCCGCGGGCCAAGCTGACCACGGTCTGCAGCAAGCCCCAGGCGCTCTCGCAGTGCCGCAACTGGCTGGCCCAGCACCTGCCAGGCGCCGAGCCGCGTCCGGTCGCCAGCACGGCCGAGGCGGCCAAAATGGCGAAAGAGGACCCCGCGGTCGGGGCGATCGCCAGTGCATCGGCCGCCGGACCGCTCGGTTTGAAGATGCTCGCCGAGAACATCGAGGACCAGCTGGATAACGTGACGCGGTTCGCCGTAATTGGGGGTGAAACGCCGCCCAAGACCGGCCGCGACAAGACTTCCCTGTGGCTTGAGGTGCCGCACGAGCCCGGCGCACTGGCCGATGTGATGGCGATCTTCAAGCGTCAGAAGCTCAATCTGACGTGGATCGAGTCGTTCCCTATCCCCGGCAGCCGCGGCCGCTATCTGTTCTTCGTTGAGTTCCTAGGCCACCAGGCCGAGGTACGGGTCCGCCGGGCGCTCGAGTCGCTCGCGAAGAAGGCGACCCAATTAGAGGTGCTCGGCTCCTATCCACAGGCCGAGCCCATCGATTAA